The region tgggattcgaactagTGCACTTTGATTCTCtcactgacgggcacaatagcctagtggttaaagcgttggactgtcaatctgagggtcccgggttcgaatcacggtgacggggcctggtgggtaaagggtggagatttttacgatctcccaggtcaacatatatgcagacctgctagtgcctgaaccctcttcgtgtgtatatgcaagcagaagatcaaatacgcacgttaaagatcctgtaatccatgtcagtgttcggtggattatggaaacaagaacatacccagcatgcacacccctgaaaacggagtatggctgcctacatggcggggtaaaaacggtcatacatgtaaaagcccactcgtgtgcatacgagtgaacgtgggagttgcagcccacgaacgcagaagaagaagaagattctcttgcttcctgggcagccgtgttaccactgggccagcaCTGCAGGGTTGGTTTTCTGTTGCAGCCCATGGATGATTACATAGAGCCTCGGGACTCGAAGAAGTTCCTGTGGGGTGATCTCAAGTCCCCTCTGAGCACGAATAACTACagcgatgatgaggaggatgaggacggCTATAGCCAGCCTTACAACTGGAAGCCAGGTacggttctttttgttttttttgtgtgtgtgtgtgtgtgtgtgcgtgcgtgcatgcgtatgtgtgtgtgtgtgtgcatatgtgtgtgagtgtgtgtgtgtgtgtgtgtgtgcatatgtgtgtgtgtgtgtgtgtgcatatgtgtgtgagtgtgtgtgtgtgtgtgcatatgtgtgtgtgtgtgtgtgcgtacatatgtgtgtgtgcgtgtgtgtgtgtgtgcatatgtgtgtgtgtgtgtgtgtgttgttgttgttgtcgctggcGAAATCATTTTTATTGGTCAGTGCTTTGTATTTGCTATgctgcgtgagtgtgtttgtgtgagatagggagatagtgggtgtatgtgaggggaggttgtgtttgcgtgtgtgtgtttgggtttttttggttggcaGATGTGTTCCATTGTGGTCATTATTtagttatatcacacacacacacacacacacacacacacacacacacagagatatgcacacacacagatatgcacacacacacacacacatgcgcgcgcacgcacacacatgcacacacacacacacagacacacacacacatgcacacacacacagagagacacacacacacacacacactcacacacataggcacacacacacacacatatgcacacacacacacacacatatgcatgcacacacacacacacacacacacacatatgcacacacacacacacgcacacacactcacacacatatgcacacgcacacacacgcacgcacgcacacacacaaactgatcaaAGTCCAGGCACATTGTATTGTTACAACAGGTGGTGTGCTTGCCCGGAAACAACCATCACCCACCCAAGCAGAAACGTCTGAGGACCCCTATGAAATAAGCCCTGATCACCCCACCAACTCAGCCACCGCACCTGACTATGATGTGCCCCCTCCGCCCCGAAAGGTGGCCACAGACTCTCACCCAGATGACTACAGCCACTTGAAACACAACGGCGCCCTGCCAGCCAAGACTGTTCCCAGGAACAGCACGTCAAGCGACGAACGCCAAAGCGATGCTGAGGACTACAGCCACGCAGATTCCTGGACGAACAAACACCAGCAGAGCGGCAACACCGCTCACTCctcaacacccaccacccccacaacaacaacaagacccacCAGCCGCCAGAACAGTAACGGCTCCCAGTCCGGAATGCACCACCCGGTGTTCACAAACACGCCCTCAAGGCCACACTCTCAGGAGGGTGCTGGTGGCGCAAGGAGCTTCGCCCGCCAGAAGGTGATCTACTCCAGgaggagcaacagcagcaccagcggAATGCCcacagaggtggaggggggaggaggagggagatccCCCCAGCACAGCCCCGGCCCGGCCATCTATGAGATGGCCTGGGACACGGCCGAGCAGCAGAGGAGGCTGGAGGAGAACTTGAGGCTGGCGCGCAGCATCTCCACCTGCTCCGACACCTTTGAGGACGCCCTGGAGTACCTTCCTGAGGACTGGGCCCCGACACGGTTAAGGAACTCCTCTGCCCACGCCAACAGAAGGTCCAACACCAGCCTCGCCGCCGCAGAGAAAACGATCGACCCCGTCACCGGAGGGGAGTACGAGGCCGCCTGGGATCTGAACCGTGGCCTGGAAGAGAAGCTGCGCAGTTTGGCGGTCGCCCGGCCCGCCTCCGAgtctggcagtggtggtggtgaggaggagggcaACTACCTGGAGCCGTGGGATCTGAAACAGCGCGAGCTGGAGAAGAAGCTTCAGATGGCCAGCGCTGAAGCGGGAGCACACCGCAAAAGTGCTGGCTCTTCCCAgcttcctccttctccgtctcatcaccatcatcatcagcaccagcagcagcaggggTCAGGAGGTGGGGCGGACCTGTATGAGACTCCCTGGGACACCAAGAAAGGCCTGGCTCAACTGCTGCAGTGTAAGTACACGCTGGTTGTAGTGTAAGTACACGCTGGTTGCAGTGTAAGTACACGCTGGTTGTAGTGTAAGTACACGCTGGTTGCAGTGTAAGTACATGCTGGTTGCAGAAAGCCGCTGTGTGATTACTACACTGGCTGTTTTCTgctcattggtgtgtgtgtggtttagtgtggtcCATCTTTTTCAGGCATGGCTTTGTGTGAATGGGCGATTGCCAGCGCATTGAGTCTGACTTTACTTGGAGAAATGtgccaaacttcttcttctgcgttcgtgggcttcaactcccacgttcactcgtatatacgcgagtgggctttttacgtgtatgactgtttttaccccgccctgtaggcagccatactccgctttcgggggtgtgcatgctgggtatgttcttgtttccataacccaccgaacgctgacatggattacaggatctttaacgtgcgtatttgatcttatgcttgcgtatacacatgaagggggttcaggcactggcaggtctgcacatatgttgaccttggagattgttaaaatctccaccctttacccaccaggcgccgtcacagtgattcgaacccgggaccctcagatcgaaagtccagtgctttaaccattcggctatggcgcccgtcagtgtGCCAGACAAAtgccatttattattattattattacttgttactagtagtagtactgcTGCAACATGCCTTGAcacttctgtgctgtgttgtgccctgTATGTTTAACTACACACATTCTcctacacacagacgtacacatgcAGCATATGTTGACACGTAAACGCATGTGTGAGTGATGCATGAATGTTTGagtttgcatgtgagtgtgtgtgtgtgtgtgtgtgtgtgtgtgtgtgtgtgtgcattctagaCATACATTGATATGAttatttttactttatatatGTTTCTGACAGATAAAGGAAATGTACAAAAATTATTTATATTTATAAAGTGATATAGAATCTGCCATACCACTCGCCAACTGACCCAAGTCGAACTACCATTAACATTAATGTCAAGTGCTTTTTGAATTAAGCAAAATAAAGTGGAATGGATTGGAGCATGATTCTATTCTTCTTTCtaattctctttttatttcttttcttttttttcatctctttgtttttcttcattttttttcttttcttttttttcttcaccaaacATACTTTCACCTTATTTCAAAGCAAAAGTTATTGAACTTGTGAATGTgagcatttattttatttcaaagcAAAAATTACCGTAGTTCTGAACGTTTATCTTCATTCAAAGCAAAAAATCACTGTAGTTGTGAGCATTTATCTTGTTTCAATCAATAATGACTGTAGTTGTGGGCATTTATCATATTTCAGAGCACAAAATACTGCAGCTGTGTGGTCTTTATCATTTTGTTGAAGCCAAAGAATTACTGTAGGTTTGTTCATTTACTTTAAAGTGAAAACTACAGAAGGAATATGCCCTTAAATCGtttcagagcaaaaaaaaaatgactcAAGCTGTGCACCTTTGCTGACTGTTTCCTTTATTTTATGTCACAGTGAGAAATACTCCAGGTATGATTCCTTCTCTTATTTCAAACTAAAATTTGATGAAAGATATctgtcttgtatttgtatttttgtttttctttttcttttctttttttttatcacaacagatttctctgtgtgaaattcgggctgctctcctcagggagaacgcgtcactacactacagcgccaccctttttttttcttttcttttttttcttttttctggatgcagttatatttgtttttcctatagtcgaagtggatttttctacagaattttgccaggaacaactcttttgttgccgtgggttcttttacgtgtgctaagtgcatgctgcacactggacctcggtttatcgtctcatccgaatgactagcgtccagaccaccactcaaggtctagtggagggggagaaaatatcggtggctgaaccgtgattcgaaccagcgcgctcagattctctcgcttcctagacggacgcattacctctaggccatcactccacatgacttTATCTTAGTTCTCAGTGAAAATTAATTACTAACCTCGTGtgcctttctttcatttctcactTAGAATTGCTCACTTTCTTGTGGCTTTTACCTTAGTTCTCAGTGAAAATTAATTACTAACCTCGTGtgcctttctttcatttctcactTAGAATTGCTCACTTTGTTGTGGCTTTTATCTTCTCAGTGAAAATTACTTTAAGGTCTGAGCCTTTATCTTGTAATTCATAGTGACAGTTAATGAAGGTGTGGGTCTTTATCTTGAAATTCACAGTGACAGTTAATGAAGGTGTGGGTCTTTATCTTGAAATTCACAGTGACAGTTACCCAAGTTATGTTCCTTTCTCTCATAATTCACAGTGACACTTACTTATGGTGTGGGTCTTTTTCTTATAATTCACAGTGACACTTACTTATGGTGTGGGTCTTTTTCTTATAATTCACAGTGACACTTACTTATGGTGTGGGTCTTTCTCTTAAAATTTGCAGTAACAATTACCTTTCTTAAGGTGCGAGTCTTTATTTTACAATTCACAGTGACAATTACTTCAGTTGTGTGCCTCTATTTTATAATTCACAGTGACAATTACTTCAGGTATGAGCCTTTATCTTAAAGTTCACAGTGACAGTTACTTATGGTATGTGCCTTTATCTTGTAATTCACAGTGACAGTAACTGAAGGTGTGGTTCTTTATCTTATAGTTCACAGTGACAGTTACTTATGGTATGTGCCTTTATCTTGTAATTCACAGTGACAGTAACTGAAGGTGTGGTTCTTTATCTTATAATTCACAGTGACAGTTACTGAAGGTGTGGTTCTTTATCTTATAATTCACAGTgacttatctcttttttttttttttttttttttttttttttttttctcaaggcctgactaagcgcattgggttacgctgctggtcaggcatctgcttggcagatgtggtgtagcgtatatggatttgtccgaacgcagtgtcacctccttgaactactgatactgatattgataatgatattcACGGTGACAGTTACttaaggtgtgtttttttaattttgattcaCAGTGACAGTTACTTCAGGTGTTGTTCTTTTCATATAATTCACAGTGACAATTACTTCAGGTATGTGCGTTTATCTTATAATTCACAGTAATAATTAGTAATTAATTCAGGTTTGTACCTTTATCTTATAATTTACAGAAACAGTTATTTAAGGCATGTGTCTTTTACTCTTTATCTTGTAATTCACTGTGGCAATTACTTCAGGTATGTGCCTTTATCTTTTGATTCACAGTGACAATTACTTAAGGTATGTTACTATGTCCCTTTATCCTATAATTCACAGTGACAGGTATGTAAGGTATGCCCCTTTATCTTATAATTCACAGTGACAGTTTTGTAAGGAATGTGCCTTTATCCTATAATTCACAGTGACAGGTATGTGCCTTTATCCTATAATTCACAGTGACAGGTATGTAAGGTATGTGCCTTTATCCTAATATTCACAGTGACAAGTATGTAAGGTATGTCCCTTTATCCTATGATTCACAGTGACAAGTATGTAAGGTATGTGCCTTTATCCTATGATTCACAGTGACAAGTATGTAAGGTATGTGCCTTTATCTTATAATTCACAGTGACAGGTATGTAAGGTATGTCCCTTTATCCTATGATTCACAGTGACAGGTATGTAAGGTATGTCCCTTTATCCTATGATTCACAATGACAGGTATGTAAGGTATGTGCCTTTATCTTATAATTCACAGTGACAAGTATGTAAGGTATGTGCCTTTATCCTATGATTCACAGTGACAGGTATGTAAGGTATGTCCCTTTATCCTATGATTCACAGTGACAGTTATGTAACGTATGTGCCTTTATCTTATAATTCACAGTGACAAGTATGTAAGGTATGTCCCTTTATCTTATAATTCACAGTGATAGTTTTGTAAGGTATGTGCCTTTATCTTATAATTAACAGTGACAGGTATGTAATGTATGTGCCTTTATCTTATAATTCACAGTGACAGGTATGTAAGGTATGTGCCTTTATCCTATAATTCACAGTGACAGGTATGTAAGGTATGTCCCTTTATCCTATAATTCACAGTGACAGGTATGTAAGGTATGTCCCTTTATCCTATAATTCACAGTGACAAGTATGTAAGGTATGTCCCTTTATCCTATGACATcctatgtatgcagtgtgcgtgcgtgcgtgcgtgtgcgcgcgtgcgtgcgtgcgtgtgtgtgtgtggtcacattttggtgtgtgtatgtaacatagatataatgttttatgttatcaaaagcgtttttgtaaagcacctagagcagatttctggatagtgtgctatataagtatccattattattattattattattattattattatcctataATTCACAGTGACACGTATGTAAGGTATGTCCCTTTATCCTATGATTCACAGTGACAAGTATGTAAGGTATGTCCCTTTATCCTATAATTCACAGTGACAGGTATGTGCCTTTATCTTATAATTCACAGTGACAGGTATGTAATGTATGTGCCATTATCTTATAATTCACAGTGATAGTTTTGTAAGGTATGTGCCTTTATCTTATAATTCACAGTGAGAGGTATGTAAGATATGTGCCTTTATCCTATAATTCACAGTGACAGGTATGTAAGGTATGTGCCTTTATCCTATAATTCACAGTGACAGGTATGTAAGGTATGTGCCTTTATCCTATAATTCACAGTGACAGGTATGTAAGGTATGTGCCTTTATCTTATAATTAACAGTGACAGGTATGTAAGGTATGTCCCTTTATCCTATGATTCACAGTGACACGTATGTAAGGTATGTCCCTTTATCCTATGATTCACAGTGACAGGTATGTAAGGTATGTGCCTTTATCTTATAATTCACAGTGACAAGTATGTAAGGTATGTCCCTTTATCCTATGATTCACAGTGACGGGTATGTAAGGTATGTCCCTTTATCCTATGATTCACAGTGACAAGTATGTAAGGTATGTCCCTTTATCCTATGATTCACAGTGACAGGTATGTAAGGTATGTCCCTTTATCCTATAATTCACAGTGAGTTTTGTAAGGAATGTGCCTTTGTCGTATAAATCACATGACAGTTTTGTAAGGTATGTGCCTTTATCTTATAATTCACAGTGACAGGTATGTAAGGTATGTGCTTTTATCTTATAATTCACAGTGATAGTTTTGTAAGGTATGTGCCTTTATCTTATAATTCACAATGACAATTACTTAAGGTGTGGGTCTTTATCTCATAATTCATAGTGACAGTTACATAaggcgtgtgtgactgtgtctttaTCTTATAATTCACTGTGACAATTGCTTAAGGTGTGTACCTTTATCTTCTAATTCACAGTGACAGTTACTGAAGGTGTGTGCTTTTACCTTATAGTTCACAGTGACaattacttaactcactcagtacggccagtcctctcttctcctctacacagacccctcggatgtccagtgggtgtctgaatgacccaacctttagcttccgtcgtcagaattgtggtattctttgacaacattcacctcttcagtataagagccttccacttgcaatattttgatgatggtaattggggtgaaacgttgttaacgtcgtctctttcgccgttcgtatggagagagttaagttatgTTCCTTTGTGCGTTTCTTTACCctttttcaaaatgttcttttcttttattttaaagTGGAAACTACTACAGATGTgtgcctttttccttccttttctgtagctgtgagcatttgtcttttttcaAGGCAAAGATTTCTGTAGTTGTGAGCATTTATCTGTATTCAAGGCAAAGATTTCTGTAGTTGTGAGCATTTATCAGCATTTATCTATATTCAAGGCAAAGATTTCTGTAGTTGTGAGCATCTATCAGCATTTATCTATATTCAAGGCAAAGATTTCTGTAGTTGTGAGCATTTATCTATATTCAAGGCAAAGATTTCTGTAGTTGTGAGCATTTATCTATATTCAAGGCAAAAATTATTGTAGTTGTTAGAATCCATATTATTTCAAAgtgctaaaaaaaatatatatatatatactatcgtTGTTGCTTTTATCTTTTTGCTGAAGCAAAAATTACAGTACTTGTTTTCATTTACCTTATTCAAAGCAAAAATTAATTTAATTGTGTGCATTTATATTatttcaaagcaaaaaaaaaacctgtagtGTGAGCGTTCATCGtatttccaaacatttttttctgtttcgtgagcattaattgattgattgattggtatggatacttatatagtgcctatccacagtcggagacaaagctcttagtgctttacaaacacggggtcatttgtacatcATGCTGcttaccttggtagagccgactgacggttgccactgggcactcatcatttgtttcctgtgtcattcagtcagatttcaggcacacacacaaacacactcagacagacatgtaatattttacgtttACGACtgttttatttaccctgccatgcaggcagccatactccgttttcgggggtgtgcatgctgggtatgttcttgtttccataacccaccgaatgctttAGTTGATTTATGTGCGTTGTATCTTATAAATGTCAAAGTGAAAATTACTGTCTTTATTTTAGTTATTAAGCAGAAATTTCTCAAAGTGTTGCCTTGCATTTTGTGTCAGAGTGAAAATTACTGTGGATGTGCAT is a window of Babylonia areolata isolate BAREFJ2019XMU chromosome 5, ASM4173473v1, whole genome shotgun sequence DNA encoding:
- the LOC143282515 gene encoding uncharacterized protein LOC143282515 isoform X1; protein product: MDDYIEPRDSKKFLWGDLKSPLSTNNYSDDEEDEDGYSQPYNWKPGGVLARKQPSPTQAETSEDPYEISPDHPTNSATAPDYDVPPPPRKVATDSHPDDYSHLKHNGALPAKTVPRNSTSSDERQSDAEDYSHADSWTNKHQQSGNTAHSSTPTTPTTTTRPTSRQNSNGSQSGMHHPVFTNTPSRPHSQEGAGGARSFARQKVIYSRRSNSSTSGMPTEVEGGGGGRSPQHSPGPAIYEMAWDTAEQQRRLEENLRLARSISTCSDTFEDALEYLPEDWAPTRLRNSSAHANRRSNTSLAAAEKTIDPVTGGEYEAAWDLNRGLEEKLRSLAVARPASESGSGGGEEEGNYLEPWDLKQRELEKKLQMASAEAGAHRKSAGSSQLPPSPSHHHHHQHQQQQGSGGGADLYETPWDTKKGLAQLLQLRNTPASHSVEGHRGSPGSGGSPVSTRSNQSVSCAVGEPINAMIPLNNQEWYHGNISRSDAERMLVVCKDGSYLVRDSSDRCHYTLSIKSPTQPIHIQIDQCRKSDGSMRYILGRNSKAFPTIPSMIDHYTHHVVPIKGAEHMTLLYPVHCKYSGGEESSA
- the LOC143282515 gene encoding uncharacterized protein LOC143282515 isoform X2 — protein: MDDYIEPRDSKKFLWGDLKSPLSTNNYSDDEEDEDGYSQPYNWKPGGVLARKQPSPTQAETSEDPYEISPDHPTNSATAPDYDVPPPPRKVATDSHPDDYSHLKHNGALPAKTVPRNSTSSDERQSDAEDYSHADSWTNKHQQSGNTAHSSTPTTPTTTTRPTSRQNSNGSQSGMHHPVFTNTPSRPHSQEGAGGARSFARQKVIYSRRSNSSTSGMPTEVEGGGGGRSPQHSPGPAIYEMAWDTAEQQRRLEENLRLARSISTCSDTFEDALEYLPEDWAPTRLRNSSAHANRRSNTSLAAAEKTIDPVTGGEYEAAWDLNRGLEEKLRSLAVARPASESGSGGGEEEGNYLEPWDLKQRELEKKLQMASAEAGAHRKSAGSSQLPPSPSHHHHHQHQQQQGSGGGADLYETPWDTKKGLAQLLQSSHSVEGHRGSPGSGGSPVSTRSNQSVSCAVGEPINAMIPLNNQEWYHGNISRSDAERMLVVCKDGSYLVRDSSDRCHYTLSIKSPTQPIHIQIDQCRKSDGSMRYILGRNSKAFPTIPSMIDHYTHHVVPIKGAEHMTLLYPVHCKYSGGEESSA